One Staphylococcus simiae genomic region harbors:
- the yycF gene encoding response regulator YycF yields MARKVVVVDDEKPIADILEFNLKKEGYDVYCAYDGNDAVDLIYEEEPDIVLLDIMLPGRDGMEVCREVRKKYEMPIIMLTAKDSEIDKVLGLELGADDYVTKPFSTRELIARVKANLRRHYSQPAQETTSATNEITIKDIVIYPDAYSIKKRGEDIELTHREFELFHYLSKHMGQVMTREHLLQTVWGYDYFGDVRTVDVTIRRLREKIEDDPSHPEYIVTRRGVGYFLQQHE; encoded by the coding sequence ATGGCTAGAAAAGTAGTTGTAGTTGATGATGAAAAACCGATTGCTGATATTTTAGAATTTAATTTAAAAAAAGAAGGATATGATGTTTACTGTGCATATGATGGTAACGATGCCGTAGACTTAATTTATGAAGAAGAACCAGATATCGTGTTACTCGACATTATGTTACCTGGTCGTGATGGCATGGAAGTATGTCGTGAAGTACGTAAAAAATACGAAATGCCTATTATTATGTTAACTGCCAAAGACTCAGAAATTGATAAAGTGTTAGGTCTAGAATTAGGTGCAGATGACTATGTAACGAAACCATTTAGTACGCGCGAATTAATTGCACGTGTTAAAGCGAACTTACGTCGTCATTATTCACAACCAGCACAAGAAACAACAAGTGCGACAAACGAAATTACAATTAAAGATATCGTTATTTATCCAGATGCTTATTCTATTAAAAAGCGTGGCGAAGATATCGAATTAACACACCGTGAGTTTGAGTTATTCCATTATTTATCAAAACATATGGGACAAGTAATGACACGTGAACATTTACTACAAACAGTATGGGGTTATGATTATTTTGGTGACGTACGTACAGTGGATGTAACCATTCGTCGTTTACGTGAAAAGATTGAAGACGATCCATCACATCCTGAATATATTGTTACGCGTAGAGGCGTTGGATACTTTCTCCAACAGCACGAATAG
- the walK gene encoding cell wall metabolism sensor histidine kinase WalK, with protein MKWLKQLQSLHTKLVIVYVLLIIIGMQIIGLYFTNNLEKELLDNFKKNITQYAKQLDISIEKVYDEKGSVNAQKDIQNLLSEYANRQEIGEIRFIDKDQIIMATTKQSNRSLINQKANDSSVQKALSLGQSNDHLILKDYGNGKDRVWVYNIPVKVDKKVIGNIYIESKINDVYNQLNNINQIFIVGTAISLLITVILGFFIARTITKPITDMRNQTVEMSRGNYTQRVKIYGNDEIGELALAFNNLSKRVQEAQANTESEKRRLDSVITHMSDGIIATDRRGRIRIVNDMALKMLGMAKEDIIGYYMLSVLSLEDEFKLEEIQENNDSFLLDLNEEEGLIARVNFSTIVQETGFVTGYIAVLHDVTEQQQVERERREFVANVSHELRTPLTSMNSYIEVLEEGAWKDDELAPQFLSVTREETERMIRLVNDLLQLSKMDNESDQINKEIIDFNMFINKIINRHEMSDKDTEFVREIPNQTIFTEIDPDKMTQVFDNVITNAMKYSRGDKRVEFHVKQNPLYNRMTIRIKDNGIGIPINKVDKIFDRFYRVDKARTRKMGGTGLGLAISKEIVEAHNGRIWANSVEGQGTSIFITLPCEVIEDGDWDE; from the coding sequence ATGAAGTGGCTCAAACAACTACAATCCCTTCATACTAAACTAGTAATTGTTTATGTCTTGTTAATTATTATTGGTATGCAGATTATTGGTTTATATTTTACTAATAATCTTGAAAAAGAACTGCTAGATAACTTTAAAAAGAACATTACACAATATGCGAAACAATTAGATATTAGTATAGAAAAAGTATATGACGAAAAAGGTTCTGTCAACGCACAGAAAGATATACAAAATTTATTAAGTGAATATGCGAACCGTCAAGAAATTGGAGAAATTCGCTTTATAGATAAAGATCAAATTATTATGGCAACGACAAAGCAGTCTAACCGTAGTCTAATTAATCAAAAAGCCAATGATAGCTCCGTTCAAAAAGCCTTATCACTAGGGCAATCGAACGACCATTTAATCTTAAAAGATTATGGCAACGGTAAAGATCGCGTGTGGGTTTATAATATCCCAGTCAAAGTAGATAAAAAAGTCATTGGTAACATCTATATCGAATCGAAAATTAATGACGTTTATAATCAATTAAACAACATTAACCAAATATTTATTGTAGGTACCGCCATCTCGCTACTTATCACTGTAATCCTTGGTTTCTTTATTGCCCGAACGATTACCAAACCCATCACTGATATGCGTAACCAAACCGTCGAAATGTCTCGAGGGAACTATACGCAACGTGTGAAGATTTATGGTAATGACGAAATTGGTGAACTGGCATTAGCCTTCAACAATTTGTCTAAACGTGTGCAAGAAGCACAAGCGAATACAGAAAGTGAGAAACGTCGACTCGACTCAGTTATCACACATATGAGTGACGGTATCATAGCGACAGACCGTCGTGGGCGCATTCGTATTGTTAATGATATGGCTCTAAAAATGCTTGGTATGGCTAAAGAAGATATTATCGGTTATTACATGTTAAGTGTCTTAAGTCTAGAAGATGAGTTTAAATTAGAAGAAATTCAAGAAAACAATGATAGTTTCTTATTAGATTTAAATGAAGAAGAAGGGCTTATTGCGCGTGTTAACTTTAGTACCATTGTGCAAGAAACTGGCTTTGTCACAGGTTATATTGCTGTGTTACATGATGTTACGGAACAACAACAAGTTGAACGAGAACGTCGCGAATTCGTTGCCAACGTTTCACACGAGTTGCGTACACCATTAACATCTATGAACAGTTACATTGAAGTCCTTGAAGAAGGTGCATGGAAAGACGATGAATTAGCACCACAATTCCTATCGGTAACACGTGAAGAAACGGAACGTATGATTCGTCTTGTCAATGACCTCCTACAACTATCTAAAATGGATAACGAGTCAGATCAAATTAACAAAGAAATTATCGACTTCAATATGTTTATTAATAAAATTATTAATCGACACGAAATGTCAGATAAAGATACCGAATTTGTCAGAGAAATTCCTAATCAAACAATCTTTACCGAAATCGATCCAGATAAAATGACACAAGTATTTGATAACGTCATTACCAATGCGATGAAATATTCTCGTGGTGATAAACGTGTCGAGTTCCACGTGAAACAAAATCCACTGTATAACAGAATGACGATCCGTATTAAAGATAACGGTATAGGTATTCCAATTAACAAAGTAGATAAAATATTTGATCGCTTTTATCGTGTTGATAAAGCCCGTACACGTAAAATGGGTGGTACTGGTTTAGGTTTGGCAATTTCTAAAGAAATCGTCGAAGCACACAACGGTCGTATCTGGGCTAACAGTGTAGAGGGGCAAGGTACATCTATCTTTATTACACTTCCATGTGAAGTAATCGAAGACGGTGATTGGGATGAATAA
- the yycH gene encoding two-component system activity regulator YycH: MNNKEHIKSVILALLVLMSVVLTYMVWDFSPDITDVDNTDSKKNDTKPLTKPMTANMDTTIAPFQIINSKDDHPKGTVATVSNVTKLIKPLKNKSAKSVEHVHRDHNLMIPELGQDITILDFTYDLPLSTYLDQVLNSNAKVPNHFNFNRLVIDHNADDRIVLYAISKDRHDYVKVTTTAKFANFKDALATIKSEMKPYTDIITNKDSIDRATHLFAPSKPEKLKTYRMVFNTMSVEKMNAILFDDSTIVRSSKSGVTTYNNNTGVANYNDKDEKYHYKNLSEDEKSSSNMEETIPGTFDFINSHGGFLNEDYRLFSTDNNSGELTYQRFLNGYPTFNNENSNEIQVTWGETGVFDYRRSLLRTDVVLNSEDEKALPKLESVRSKLANNSDIDFEKITNIVVGYEMQDNPDHNHMEVQINSELIPRWYVEYDGKWYIYSDGGLE; the protein is encoded by the coding sequence ATGAATAATAAGGAACATATTAAGTCTGTCATCCTAGCCTTACTTGTATTGATGAGTGTTGTATTAACGTATATGGTATGGGACTTTTCACCGGATATTACAGACGTCGATAATACAGATAGTAAGAAGAATGATACTAAACCATTGACGAAACCGATGACTGCTAATATGGATACGACGATTGCACCTTTTCAAATTATTAATTCTAAGGACGATCATCCTAAAGGAACAGTCGCAACGGTATCTAATGTCACGAAATTAATTAAACCATTGAAGAATAAAAGTGCTAAGTCTGTTGAACATGTGCATCGTGACCATAATTTAATGATTCCAGAATTAGGTCAAGATATTACAATCCTAGATTTCACGTATGACTTACCATTATCGACGTATCTCGACCAAGTGTTAAATAGTAATGCTAAAGTACCTAATCATTTCAATTTTAATCGTTTAGTGATTGATCATAATGCTGACGACCGTATTGTACTATACGCTATTAGTAAAGACCGTCACGACTATGTTAAAGTCACAACGACAGCTAAGTTTGCTAACTTTAAAGACGCTTTAGCAACGATTAAATCAGAAATGAAGCCATATACAGATATCATTACGAATAAAGATAGCATTGATCGAGCGACGCATCTTTTTGCGCCTAGCAAACCTGAAAAGTTAAAAACATATCGTATGGTCTTTAATACGATGAGTGTTGAAAAGATGAATGCTATACTGTTTGACGATTCAACGATTGTCCGTAGCTCGAAAAGTGGTGTCACAACGTACAATAACAACACAGGTGTTGCGAACTATAATGATAAAGATGAAAAATATCATTATAAAAACTTATCAGAAGATGAAAAAAGTTCGAGTAATATGGAAGAAACGATACCAGGTACCTTTGATTTCATCAATAGTCACGGTGGTTTCTTAAATGAAGACTATCGTCTGTTTAGTACGGATAATAACTCTGGAGAATTGACATATCAACGTTTCTTAAATGGTTATCCAACATTTAACAATGAAAATTCAAATGAAATTCAAGTCACTTGGGGAGAAACAGGTGTCTTTGATTATCGTCGTTCACTATTACGTACAGATGTTGTCTTAAATAGTGAAGATGAAAAAGCATTGCCAAAATTAGAATCTGTGCGTTCCAAGTTAGCAAATAATAGTGATATTGATTTTGAAAAAATAACTAACATTGTTGTCGGTTATGAAATGCAAGATAATCCAGATCATAATCATATGGAAGTACAGATTAATAGCGAACTTATACCACGTTGGTATGTTGAATATGATGGTAAGTGGTATATCTATAGTGATGGGGGGCTAGAATAA
- a CDS encoding two-component system regulatory protein YycI, with amino-acid sequence MNWKLTKTLFIFVFVLVNIMLVIIYINKVNRSHINEAESSNEVNFQQEEIKVPDSVLSKSVKDLRLSQITGRSKDFSAQVKGDDELTTSNSGKQLEADVDPSITVNDNNFKDLKDYLNNHVYHGKTYQLSDITSNNVKYEQTYQDIPILNNSKATVTFNVNNDKATSYKQTMMEDIKPTEGTDKKRQVITPRKAIEALYFNRYLKKDDQVINARLGYYSVVKETNVQLLQPNWEVKVKHPGKDKVYTYYVEATSNNPKIIDH; translated from the coding sequence ATGAACTGGAAACTTACGAAGACACTCTTCATTTTCGTCTTTGTTCTAGTTAACATCATGCTAGTTATCATTTATATTAATAAAGTGAATCGTTCACATATCAATGAAGCGGAAAGTAGTAATGAAGTTAACTTTCAACAAGAGGAAATTAAAGTACCAGATAGCGTGTTAAGCAAATCTGTTAAAGATTTACGTTTATCACAAATTACTGGCCGTTCTAAAGACTTTTCAGCACAAGTCAAGGGAGACGATGAGTTAACAACATCAAACTCTGGTAAGCAATTAGAAGCAGACGTTGACCCAAGTATCACAGTTAACGACAATAATTTCAAAGATTTAAAGGATTATTTAAACAATCATGTCTATCATGGTAAGACATATCAACTTAGTGATATTACGTCGAATAATGTGAAGTATGAACAAACATATCAAGATATTCCTATTTTAAATAATAGTAAGGCTACAGTGACTTTTAATGTGAATAATGATAAAGCGACGAGTTATAAACAGACGATGATGGAAGATATTAAGCCGACAGAAGGTACAGACAAAAAACGCCAAGTCATCACGCCTAGAAAAGCGATAGAAGCCTTGTACTTCAATCGTTATCTGAAGAAAGACGATCAAGTTATTAATGCTAGACTCGGCTATTATTCAGTCGTTAAAGAAACGAATGTCCAATTGTTACAACCGAACTGGGAAGTGAAGGTTAAACATCCAGGAAAAGACAAAGTCTATACTTACTATGTGGAAGCAACAAGCAACAATCCTAAAATTATAGATCACTAA
- a CDS encoding MBL fold metallo-hydrolase — protein MSRLIRMSVLASGSTGNATFVENDKGSLLVDVGLTGKKMEDLFSQIDRNIQDLNGILVTHEHIDHIKGLGVLARKYKLPIYANEKTWQAIEKKDSRIPMDQKFIFNPYETKEIAGFDIESFNVSHDAIDPQFYIFHNNYKKFTILTDTGYVSDRMKGMIRGSDAFIFESNHDVDMLRMCRYPWSTKQRILGDMGHVSNEDAGRAMTDVITGNTKRIYLSHLSQDNNMKDLARMSVGQVLNEHDIDTEKEVLLCDTDKAVATPIYTL, from the coding sequence ATGAGTCGCTTGATACGAATGAGTGTCTTAGCAAGTGGAAGTACAGGAAATGCTACTTTTGTAGAAAATGATAAAGGTAGTTTATTAGTCGATGTTGGTTTAACAGGTAAGAAAATGGAAGACTTATTTAGCCAAATTGATCGTAACATTCAAGATTTAAATGGTATTTTAGTGACACATGAACATATCGATCATATTAAAGGTCTAGGCGTCTTAGCACGTAAATATAAATTGCCGATTTATGCTAATGAAAAAACATGGCAAGCTATAGAAAAAAAAGATAGTCGTATTCCAATGGACCAAAAATTTATCTTTAATCCATATGAAACAAAAGAAATTGCTGGATTTGATATTGAATCATTCAATGTGTCACATGATGCGATTGATCCACAGTTTTATATTTTCCATAATAATTATAAAAAATTCACCATATTAACAGATACTGGTTATGTATCAGATCGCATGAAAGGTATGATTCGTGGCAGTGATGCTTTTATTTTTGAAAGTAATCATGACGTAGATATGTTGCGTATGTGTCGTTATCCATGGAGTACGAAACAGCGTATCTTAGGAGATATGGGACATGTATCTAACGAAGATGCAGGACGTGCCATGACAGATGTTATCACAGGAAATACGAAACGTATTTATTTATCACATTTATCCCAAGATAATAATATGAAAGATTTAGCACGTATGAGTGTGGGACAGGTATTGAATGAACATGATATTGATACTGAAAAAGAAGTGCTATTATGCGATACCGATAAAGCAGTTGCTACACCTATTTATACGTTGTAA
- the rlmH gene encoding 23S rRNA (pseudouridine(1915)-N(3))-methyltransferase RlmH — protein sequence MKITILSVGKLKEKYWKQAIAEYEKRLGPYTKIDIIEVPDEKAPENMSDKEIEQVKQKEGERLLAKIKPQATVITLEINGNMLSSEGLAQELERRMTQGQSDFVFVIGGSNGLHQDVIARSNYALSFSKMTFPHQMMRVVLIEQIYRGFKIMRGEAYHK from the coding sequence ATGAAAATTACTATCCTATCTGTGGGAAAACTAAAAGAGAAATATTGGAAACAAGCAATAGCAGAATATGAAAAACGTTTAGGCCCATATACCAAAATAGACATCATAGAAGTGCCAGATGAAAAAGCACCAGAAAATATGAGCGACAAAGAAATTGAACAAGTAAAACAAAAAGAAGGAGAGCGCCTCCTAGCAAAAATTAAACCACAAGCCACAGTGATTACATTAGAAATTAACGGTAACATGTTGTCATCAGAAGGATTAGCACAAGAACTCGAACGACGCATGACCCAAGGCCAAAGCGACTTTGTCTTTGTCATAGGTGGATCCAACGGCTTACATCAAGACGTCATCGCACGCAGCAACTATGCCCTGTCATTTAGCAAAATGACCTTCCCACACCAAATGATGCGCGTCGTGTTAATAGAGCAGATATATAGAGGATTTAAAATCATGCGAGGAGAAGCATATCATAAGTGA
- a CDS encoding DUF6119 family protein, translated as MKINIYKSNYNFQETITNFLENLESLNDNNYELLNNKKLVSYSKELELISEIYIRKKERKILDWQLLVKNVYLDTEEDDNLFSEVGHHFDAILFLKENTTLQNNVYIIPFGQAYHDINNLIDYDFGIDFAERAIKNEDIVNKNVNFFQQNRLKEIVNYRRNSVDYVRPSESYVSVQGHPQNPQIFGKTMMCGTSISLHVPNNSQQFIDKISMIIKEINAVISLPQKISKFPRVVTLKDFDKIEVLDNLLLKKLSNIPTTENISIDISRLLELSNMILLLDDMLDVNIYINSSKKYTIETFDATDTEVNYITEIRDYILNYEVNSINDVSIEVIDNLGHSNKIPLKMILHAEVEMEDGKKYLLQNGKWGYFNKEFFDILNDHLNEIEIRFNTLTPTDLVFEEGEEGYIRKMVERFPEEYLMLHKIFIKPINNNFKVKGKGIELADLYNFQNNELFTIKRGINTSLSLYSLEQNIIAINALKYPESYNFEELTDAIPDNWENIFRNIQQSINFSIVWILPISSIDKTPISDTTHTNSVINENFELTNLGSVLLKNKLVEWSLYLKNQRIKPIIYMETPAEDRN; from the coding sequence ATGAAGATTAATATTTATAAATCTAATTATAATTTTCAGGAAACAATCACAAATTTTTTAGAGAATTTAGAATCTTTAAATGATAACAATTATGAACTGCTTAATAATAAAAAACTCGTTAGTTATTCAAAGGAATTAGAATTAATTAGTGAAATTTATATACGTAAAAAAGAGAGAAAAATTTTAGATTGGCAATTATTAGTGAAGAATGTATATCTAGATACTGAGGAAGATGATAATTTATTTTCAGAAGTTGGTCATCATTTTGATGCAATATTATTTTTAAAAGAAAACACTACATTACAAAATAATGTATATATTATACCTTTTGGACAAGCATACCATGATATAAATAATTTGATTGATTATGACTTCGGAATTGATTTTGCAGAAAGAGCAATCAAAAATGAAGACATAGTTAATAAAAATGTTAATTTTTTTCAACAAAACAGACTTAAAGAGATTGTTAATTATAGAAGGAATAGTGTAGATTACGTTAGACCTTCAGAATCTTATGTATCAGTCCAAGGACATCCGCAAAACCCTCAAATTTTTGGAAAAACGATGATGTGTGGTACAAGTATTTCATTGCATGTACCGAATAATAGTCAGCAATTCATAGATAAAATTAGTATGATAATCAAAGAAATAAACGCTGTTATTAGTCTTCCCCAAAAAATTAGTAAATTTCCTAGAGTAGTAACTTTAAAAGACTTTGATAAAATAGAAGTGTTAGATAATTTATTGCTAAAAAAACTATCAAATATTCCAACTACAGAAAATATATCTATAGATATATCAAGACTTTTAGAACTAAGTAATATGATACTTTTATTAGATGACATGCTCGACGTCAACATATATATTAACTCTTCAAAAAAATATACAATAGAGACGTTTGATGCGACTGATACTGAAGTTAATTATATCACTGAAATAAGAGATTACATATTAAACTATGAGGTTAACTCTATAAATGATGTCAGTATAGAAGTGATAGATAATTTGGGTCATTCAAATAAGATCCCACTAAAAATGATACTACATGCTGAAGTTGAAATGGAAGATGGAAAAAAATATTTATTACAAAATGGAAAGTGGGGTTATTTTAATAAAGAATTTTTTGACATTTTGAATGATCATTTGAATGAGATAGAAATTAGGTTTAACACACTAACTCCAACAGATTTAGTATTTGAAGAGGGAGAAGAAGGATATATAAGAAAAATGGTAGAAAGATTTCCAGAAGAATATTTAATGTTACATAAAATATTCATAAAACCAATAAATAATAATTTTAAAGTAAAAGGGAAAGGAATAGAGTTGGCAGACTTATACAATTTTCAAAACAATGAGCTTTTCACGATTAAAAGAGGAATTAATACATCTTTATCTCTTTATAGTTTAGAGCAAAATATAATAGCAATCAATGCTTTAAAATATCCAGAATCATATAATTTTGAAGAATTAACAGACGCTATTCCCGATAATTGGGAAAATATATTTAGGAATATACAACAGAGTATAAATTTTAGTATAGTATGGATTTTACCGATATCATCTATTGATAAGACACCTATAAGTGATACGACTCATACTAATAGCGTAATAAATGAAAACTTTGAATTAACTAACTTAGGTTCAGTATTACTTAAAAATAAATTAGTGGAGTGGTCTCTCTATTTAAAAAATCAAAGAATTAAACCAATAATTTATATGGAAACACCAGCTGAAGATAGAAATTAA
- a CDS encoding IS1182 family transposase: MYKDYNMTQLTLPMETSVKIPQNDISRYVNDIVESIPDKEFDEFKHYRGATSYHPRMMLKIILYAYTQSVYSGRKIERLLNDSLRMMWLSQNQSPSYKTINRFRVNPKTDALIESLFIQFHSQCLKQNLIDDQAIFIDGTKVEADANRYTFVWKKSILNYESDMNENSKIIYQELVKDKIIPEIIEDKDTDLSKEDVDLIGSHLDKEIEDLNQQIDNETQPELRKQIRKKRTEIKKVKKKFDDYSERKMKYKEQKAILQDRNSYSKTDHDATFMRMKEDHMKNGQLKPGYNLQIATNSQFVLSYNVYQNPTDTRTLIPFLTLINETYGYLPEYIVADAGYGSEQNYMSIIDDFNRTPLITYGMFIKDKTKKFKSDIFNTQNWDYDEINDEFICPNQKRLGFKRYAYRNDKYGFKRDFKLYECDDCSDCPLKHQCMKSKSKTNKKIMKNYNWEYFKSQINQKLSEPETKKIYSQRKIDVEPVFGFMKAILGFTRMSVRGLDKVKRELGFVLMAVNIRKIAAQRAVYFKIKNEKDNFYQFSIEIVFFLLKPRT; the protein is encoded by the coding sequence ATGTATAAAGATTATAACATGACTCAACTTACACTACCAATGGAAACTTCAGTAAAAATTCCTCAAAATGATATTTCAAGATACGTTAATGACATTGTTGAAAGTATACCAGATAAAGAATTCGATGAATTCAAACATTACCGTGGTGCGACTTCTTACCATCCAAGAATGATGTTGAAAATTATTCTATATGCCTATACACAATCTGTATATTCTGGAAGAAAAATTGAAAGACTGCTCAATGATAGTCTTCGTATGATGTGGTTATCTCAAAACCAATCACCTTCGTATAAGACAATTAATCGTTTCAGAGTTAATCCTAAAACGGATGCTTTAATCGAATCTTTATTTATCCAATTTCATAGTCAGTGTCTAAAACAAAACCTTATTGATGATCAAGCTATTTTTATCGATGGAACCAAAGTAGAAGCTGATGCCAATCGATATACATTCGTATGGAAGAAAAGTATTTTAAACTATGAATCAGATATGAACGAAAATTCAAAAATAATCTATCAAGAATTGGTAAAAGACAAAATTATACCAGAGATTATAGAAGATAAAGATACTGATTTATCAAAAGAAGATGTTGATTTAATCGGTAGCCATTTGGATAAAGAAATCGAAGATTTAAATCAACAAATTGACAATGAAACACAACCAGAACTAAGAAAGCAAATTCGTAAAAAAAGAACAGAAATTAAAAAAGTTAAAAAGAAATTTGATGATTATTCTGAACGAAAAATGAAATATAAAGAGCAAAAAGCAATTCTTCAAGACCGCAATAGTTATTCTAAAACAGATCATGATGCTACCTTTATGAGAATGAAAGAAGATCATATGAAAAATGGACAACTTAAACCAGGATACAATTTACAAATAGCGACAAATTCACAATTTGTTTTATCATATAATGTCTACCAAAATCCAACAGATACTAGAACTTTAATACCATTTTTAACTTTGATTAACGAAACCTACGGTTATTTACCTGAGTATATCGTCGCTGATGCTGGTTATGGTAGTGAACAAAATTATATGTCTATCATAGATGATTTTAATAGAACACCTTTAATTACGTATGGAATGTTTATTAAAGATAAAACTAAAAAATTTAAAAGTGACATTTTTAATACTCAGAATTGGGATTATGATGAAATTAACGATGAATTTATTTGTCCAAATCAAAAACGATTAGGTTTTAAACGATATGCTTACCGTAACGATAAATATGGATTTAAAAGAGACTTTAAATTATATGAATGTGATGATTGTTCGGACTGTCCACTCAAACATCAATGTATGAAATCCAAGTCAAAAACAAATAAAAAAATAATGAAAAATTATAATTGGGAGTATTTTAAATCTCAAATTAATCAAAAGCTTTCTGAGCCAGAGACGAAAAAAATCTATAGTCAAAGAAAAATTGACGTAGAACCTGTTTTTGGATTCATGAAGGCTATTTTGGGGTTCACTAGAATGTCGGTTCGAGGGCTCGATAAGGTTAAACGTGAACTTGGATTTGTGCTAATGGCAGTTAACATAAGGAAAATAGCAGCTCAACGAGCTGTATATTTCAAAATTAAAAACGAAAAAGACAATTTCTATCAATTTTCAATAGAAATTGTCTTTTTTTTACTTAAACCTAGAACTTAA
- a CDS encoding HNH endonuclease signature motif containing protein — MQRKTIPTKVQRTLYAESLGYCLNPDCKEKIVTYDRDISEKAHIIEYCQSQDNSYENLIILCPNCHTRFDKNKEFTVEEITSWKKERQKELNKIIEGKFSSFEELEKQVKPLLLNNQTIYNNYYLKGNKKQWENFENVIVLNNTKIRNLINENEDLFENYENGENTNRKVVEDFKLHVEEFQRTRIDEEKIRGILYPKKFNSIFGIQEDFHESFIPSVESLECLIDVYLQNNKLKYIDLGSERPYIQLNKSGENEKILLDNIPRLKQLYYSYNCFRKTKVRFESLNFALKYLKQNEINFNFKALPNLREIIINSNDIIFVYEYCLTQEYLMREAFSKGKIIVNLHNWNGEKCISEDARELANDMGIKLLSLNEYYPYVHSIK; from the coding sequence ATGCAACGAAAGACTATACCTACAAAAGTTCAAAGAACTTTATATGCTGAATCATTAGGATATTGTCTAAATCCTGATTGCAAGGAGAAAATCGTTACTTACGATAGAGATATAAGTGAGAAAGCTCACATAATTGAATATTGTCAATCACAAGATAATAGTTATGAAAATTTAATAATTCTATGTCCAAATTGCCATACTCGGTTTGATAAGAATAAGGAATTTACTGTAGAGGAAATTACAAGTTGGAAAAAAGAACGACAAAAAGAATTAAATAAGATAATAGAAGGAAAATTTTCAAGCTTTGAAGAGTTAGAAAAACAAGTAAAACCCCTCTTGTTAAATAATCAAACAATTTATAATAATTATTATTTGAAAGGTAATAAAAAGCAATGGGAAAATTTTGAAAATGTTATTGTTCTAAATAATACAAAAATAAGGAACTTAATAAATGAAAACGAGGATTTGTTTGAAAATTATGAAAATGGCGAAAATACTAATAGAAAAGTAGTAGAAGATTTTAAGTTGCATGTTGAAGAGTTCCAAAGAACTAGGATAGATGAAGAGAAAATACGTGGAATATTATATCCTAAAAAATTTAATTCAATATTTGGTATCCAAGAAGACTTTCATGAATCATTTATTCCATCAGTTGAATCTTTAGAGTGTTTAATAGATGTGTATTTACAAAATAATAAATTAAAATATATTGATTTAGGAAGTGAACGACCATATATACAGTTAAATAAAAGTGGCGAAAATGAAAAAATATTGTTAGACAATATACCGAGGTTAAAACAATTATATTATTCTTACAACTGTTTTAGAAAAACTAAAGTTAGATTTGAGAGTTTGAACTTTGCTTTAAAATATTTGAAACAAAATGAAATTAATTTTAATTTTAAAGCATTACCTAATTTAAGAGAAATAATTATCAACTCTAATGATATAATTTTTGTATACGAATATTGTCTGACACAAGAATACTTAATGAGAGAAGCTTTTTCAAAGGGGAAAATTATTGTTAACCTTCACAATTGGAATGGCGAAAAATGTATATCAGAAGATGCTAGAGAGCTTGCTAATGATATGGGAATAAAATTGCTAAGTTTGAATGAATACTATCCTTATGTACACAGCATTAAATAA